The DNA sequence TAGACAAGGAAAATCAATTATGTTATCTTTATTGATGaatataaacaataatattacacTTGATATAAATATTGTCAGTATGTTAAATGAGATCAAGAAGTTGATAAGCCGCTTATATTTatgcttttaattattattctttcccACACATCTAGTGCCAATTAAACTTTTGGACCAAAATCCCATAAACATAACTATaggctcaatatatatatatatatacatatatgtatatatatatgtatatatatatatatgtatttttattttctctttttctttttcccttaagCCTCTTCACTCTATCATAATACTAATATGTGATGAATATTGTTTATACTCTTAAAAAtgtgtattcaatttatattacatttggtataaatattattaatatgttaaatgAGACCAACAAGTTGATAAGCCGCTTATATTTATGCCTTTTATTATCATTCTTTCCTAGTGCCAATTAAACTTTTGGACAAAAATCCCATAAACATAACTATTGGctcaatacatatatacacgtatatatatatatatatatgtatatatatatgtatttttattttctctttttctttttcccttaagCCTCTTCACTCTACAATGATACCAATACGTGATGAATATTGTTTATACTCTTAAAGAggtgtatttaatttataatttaaaagattttaaaagtatttagaaatttaaaagtattcgatttaaattttaaaagagttcatacaagtttaataatattcaattcatattttaatggattttataaaattttattaaaatctagataTACTCAACTATGACTTTGTAgaattctttaaaatatatatgtattcaaaaagttattgattttaaaaaattttaaaaaataatatatttaaaaaataaaattgtaaaaaaaattatcaatataaaatttaatattcatttcaaaaattttgttagattcttataaattctttatagagtttattgaatttcataacaatttatcaaatacattaaaatctataaattattttaaatttattaaattttatatttaatacacCCAAGAAGGTGTATTATAGTTTgtcttaaaaaattttaattaatcgaATTAGTATTTTTGTTtgagaataattatttttataaactcttgaattaatcataatcataaaaacttttttttaattgagaaaaagttaaaaatgctGATTTATGGGAGGGAAGGGTTGGAAACAAATTGCATTAAGAAATATTGGAAGGCAGctaaattgaatttaaaaaacgATTCGTCACGGttaaatattgaatttaaacaattgatttATCTTGATGTATCCGTTATTCCTTTTAATACAACTTTTGATtactgacccaaaaaaaaaaataataatagtaatttgaatttaaaagttGACCTTAAAATTATGACGAATCAAGACATCAGCGACTACTTAATTTCCTCAaccgccgccgccgccgccgccgccaCCATACGCAATCCGGCCCCAACACCGaagtttgttttaaattttatatttgactGAAAATAAATCTATTCGTCAACTTCTACTTCTCTGTACGTGTGCAATGAGATTTTGTGTTCTATATATTTGACTTCCCAAAAATCATAGCACAAATTATTGCCCAAGTTGGGAGACTTGCGTTTTAACCAAAGGGAGcccaaaatcaaaacaaaaagaaaaaggagaaatgGGATTAACTTTGAGTTCGCTATTTTCGTGTAGTGTTTTCTTATTAGCAGCTCTGTTCCTTTCGTTGAAATGGATAAAATCAGAGAAAGAAACCAAACAGAGTCAGAGCCCACCAGGCCCGCGAGGATTGCCAGTAATCGGCAACATGTTGGATCTTGGAACGATGCCACACCGGACCCTTTTCAACCTCCGAACCAAATATGGTCCTCTTCTTCGGTTAAAGCTTGGATCAATCAACACCGTTGTCGTTCAGTCAGCACAAGTAGCAGAACAGCTCTTCAAGAATCACGACCATTCTTTCTGTGACCGCAAGTGTCCTGCAGCATTAACAGCCCACGATTACAACCAGGGATCAATCATCGTTGGTCAATATGGCTCCTACTGGCGCTTGCTCCGCAGATTTTGCACCATGGAGCTTCTCGTCACCAAGAGGGTCAACGAAACGGCACCGCTTCGCCACAAATGCGTCGATACCATGTTAAGCAAGATCGAAGAGGAGTCTGCTGCTGGAGTCGCCAGTGGAGAAGCAGGTATGGTGAATTTGGCACACTGTCTCTTTCTCATGGGTTTCAATTTGGTTGGCAATCTTATGCTTTCCAGGGATCTATTGGACTCGGAGGAAGGGAAAGAATTCTTCGAAGCCACAAATGGGATATCAAAGTGGGTGGGAAAGCCGAATCTGGCTGATTTTCTACCTTTCTTGAACTGGTTGGATCCGCAGGGAGTGAAGAGAAACACAGCCAAGCACTTGGAAAAGGCATTAAAGATTGTGGGAAGGTTTGTGAAGGACAGGGCTGAAGAGCACAAGCTAGGGAAACAGAGGACGACAAAGGACTTCTTAGATGCGTTGTTAGAGTATGAAATCCATGGAAAAGAAGGACCTGATAAGATCTCAGAACATCATATCAACATAGTTTTACTGGTAatctaacaacaacaacatgtAGTTCTAGAAATCATATAATATTGttctatatatatgcatatattttttttggctaaaaataaTACTGTTCTATATGTGTGTACGAATTTGGGAATTGAATATGCTAAATGAATACAGGAAATGTTTATGGCTGGATCGGAGACAACAAGCAGCACAATTGAATGGGCAATGGCAGAGCTTCTCCGGAATCCAAAATCAATGCAAAGGGCTAAAGAAGAGCTTAATCGAGTTGTTGGACCAAACAGGAAGGTTGAAGAAAGTGACATGGATAATCTTCCATACTTGGAAGCAGTGGTGAAGGAAACACTAAGGCTGCATCCTCCAATTCCTTTGCTAATTCCTCGGAATGCAATGGAAGATACAAAGTTCATTGGTTATATGATACCCAAAGATAGTCAAATTTTTGTGAATGTTTGGGGAATTGGCAGAGACCCAGAATCATGGGATGAACCTTTATCTTTCAAGCCCGAGAGGTTTATTGGGTCAAAAATTGAGTACAAGGGACAGAACTATGAGTTGCTTCCATTCGGATCTGGAAGAAGAATTTGTGTGGGACTTTCGCTTGCTCACCGTATGGTTCATCTTGCTCTGTCATCCCTCCTTCATACTTTTGAGTGGAATTCTGTTCCCGAAACTTTAGACATGAATGAGAGGCTGGGGATATCAGTAAGAAAGCTGGTGCCTCTTGAAGCAATACCCAAGAAGATTTCAATTTAAGATTGAATCTGTTTTTAGTGTTTAATTATGTTAATTGGATTCGTCTTAGTTTCCTGTTTTTGGACAAGACAGCTTTGCCCAATTAACCCATTTTATCTGGGGTTCATCTATGTATGAGTGGGGATGTTGTAGTCTATTATGGACGATTATAGCTGAGAAATATAATGTTTGAGACAATTTGATTTATAGCCATGAACGGTGAACCATTGTCCTTTATTGCTTTAAAAGACCAAACATATTAGTGACAGAGCTATAATAGATGACCTAATAACTGCAAACAAATCATCTGACTATATATTTTAGCCTTTAGCGGCGgaagatattattttaattagtgtaACAGCtcaattggattttatttatttatttatttatttatttttttgggggtggaGAACTTTGAGATTGTAGAATTTGTAAATCCtagagaaaatttattttcacagttattctaaaaaaaatgtcattatgAAATTCTATATGAAACTTGtttcatttatgtttttaaatacgaatttactttcatttttgaaatacaaatttatgCAATGCATATTTGTAAATCCCAATCTATCATTATTAACCAAATACCAACAAGTAATTCTTAAAAACTGATTTCC is a window from the Ziziphus jujuba cultivar Dongzao chromosome 11, ASM3175591v1 genome containing:
- the LOC107432031 gene encoding iridoid oxidase, with the protein product MGLTLSSLFSCSVFLLAALFLSLKWIKSEKETKQSQSPPGPRGLPVIGNMLDLGTMPHRTLFNLRTKYGPLLRLKLGSINTVVVQSAQVAEQLFKNHDHSFCDRKCPAALTAHDYNQGSIIVGQYGSYWRLLRRFCTMELLVTKRVNETAPLRHKCVDTMLSKIEEESAAGVASGEAGMVNLAHCLFLMGFNLVGNLMLSRDLLDSEEGKEFFEATNGISKWVGKPNLADFLPFLNWLDPQGVKRNTAKHLEKALKIVGRFVKDRAEEHKLGKQRTTKDFLDALLEYEIHGKEGPDKISEHHINIVLLEMFMAGSETTSSTIEWAMAELLRNPKSMQRAKEELNRVVGPNRKVEESDMDNLPYLEAVVKETLRLHPPIPLLIPRNAMEDTKFIGYMIPKDSQIFVNVWGIGRDPESWDEPLSFKPERFIGSKIEYKGQNYELLPFGSGRRICVGLSLAHRMVHLALSSLLHTFEWNSVPETLDMNERLGISVRKLVPLEAIPKKISI